The nucleotide sequence TACATCCCGCTGATAAGGGCATCTATCAGCACTTCTATGAGATTGCCCAGGCTGTGGACTTGCCCATCATCATGTACAATATCCCCCAGACTGTGGATGCCTACCTTCCGCGCACGGTAATCGAGGATCTGGCCGATATCCCCAACATCGTCGCGCTGAAGGATTCCTCCGGCAATCTCACCTATACCATGGAGGTGCTGGAAATGACCAAGGGTAGGCTAGATGTGCTTATCGGACATGACGAAGTGGTTCTGCCTGCCCTGGCCGCGGGCTGCAGTGGCATGATTCTGGCCAGTGCGCAGGTCTTTCCTGAGATATGGCAGAAGGTGTATGCTGCAGTCCAGGCAGGTGACCTGGAGACAGCACGAACGCTGCAACTCAGCGTGCAAAAGCTAGCGCGCATCTTCTGCCGGCACGGTGGCGGAGTAGCCATCAAAGCAGCGCTGAACATGATGGGCATCAAAGTCGGTGGCCCCCGCCGTCCGTTGCTTCGGCAAGGCGGTGTGCTCATCAACGAGGTGCGCGCTGAGATACGCCTGGAGCTGGAAAAACTGGGCAAGATCAGCGCTACAGAGGTGGAGATCGAGGCTCCGAGTGCGCCTTTGCCGGAGCGGTTTGCCTCTCTGGGATTGCCAGCCGACCTCTTGCAATCGAATGGCGTGCGCATGGGCACTGCGGTAGTTGGCGAAGGTGTAGAAAGGGTACAGATTGACCTAGTGGCGGGCCCCAAAGATGGCCCAGTTGGCGATGCCTATGCGCTGCAACTCACCTACCCGCGCCAAGGGCACGAGGCTTTGACTGCCATCCTTGAACCCAATTTGACCGTGCGCCCGGCTACGCTCATCGTGCCCGTCGTGGAACTGAAGGATCTGCGCCAGGCCAACATGATCTACGGGCCTACGCAGACGGCAGTGGGCAAAGCTGTTGTAGATGGCTTGGCTTCGGGGTTGATACCGACATCTGCCATGGAGGGAGAGATCATGCTAGCGCAAGTTACCGTGCATCCCCAGGCATTGGACCGCCATCAGATTTATTGGAATGCCTATAGAGCGATGAACGAGGCACTGAACAATGCATACAATAGAGGACTCTGAGATGGAATGCAAACAAGAAAAGAACAAACAAACCTGCACCTGTACCTATGAACCATGCCCGCGTAAGGGCATCTGTTGTGAGTGCATTGCCTACCACCGTCGCTACGGTGAACTACCTGGCTGCCTTTTCCCGCCAGAGGTAGAGCGCACGTACGATCGCTCTATTGCGCGATTTGTCGCGTGTTACAAACGCTGAGTGGAAGCACTGAGGTGCTCATTACGAGATTGCATTTTCCTGATCTGAGTTAAGAGGCTTTCTTCTCTGACGTGAAAGGAGCAAACATGAACAAGAAACCAGAGTGGTTCAAAGGGATCTTTCCGGCTCTGGTAACTCCATTTGTAAATGGCAGGGCTATTGATGAGGCAGCGTACCGTGCCTTGATTCGCTTTGTCCTGCCCTATGTGAATGGGGTTGTGCCGGTAGGGACAACGGGCGAGTTCGTCTATTTGACCGAGGATGAGAAACGCCAGGCCATTGCCATCGCTCTGGATGAAGTGGCAGGGCGTGTTCCGGTGGTTGCGGGCACAGGCTGTGCCAGCACGCGCGATACCGTGGCCCTGACGCGCTACGCCAAAGACGCTGGAGCGCAGGCAGCCCTTGTCGTGGCACCTTATTACCTCAAACCTACCTACAACGAGATCTACGAGCACTATGAGGCGGTGAGTAAAGTCGGCCTGCCGATTATCCTCTACAACATCCCCCAATGCGCTGGTACCCATTACGAATGGTGGACTGCGGAGGGATTGGCACAACTGGATAACGTGGTTGGCATTAAAGATTCCAGCGGGGACATGCCGTTTTTGATGGCTCTGTTTGAGAAAATAAAGGGGCTGGTCGGCATTTTCTGTGGCCACGATGAAATCATTACTGCGGCATTGGCAGCAGGAGCAGATGGCGCTATCCTTGCCAGTGCCAACCTTATCCCGGATGTCTGGCAGCAGATTTACGCTGCCGTGCGGAATGGCGACCTAGCCCAAGCGCAGGCTTTGCAAGCCAAGATCCAGATATTGGTGCGTCTCATCACCAGACAGGGTTCTGTTCAGGCGGTCAAAGAGGGGCTATGGATGATGGGACTCGAGGTGGGCAATGCGCGCTTGCCTATGATGCCTGGCGATGCTTTCCGACGCGAGGATCGCGAAGACCTGCGCTGGCAACTGGAAAAGTTGGGCAAGATCCCGCTACGGGTAATGGAATATGAATTGCGCGGCAAAACGGTGCGTACAACCGTTCCTGCCACACCCCAAACGCCGCACCGGGTCAATGGGTTTGCTCTGAAGATTGGCGAGGGCTTTGCCGGACCACCTTTCTTCGAGTTGGCACATATTGACCTGCTGTTGGGCGAGCGAGGCGGGCCAGTGGACCGGGCTATTGACCAGGCGCTCACTGTATCGCATCCTGGACACGAGGTGCGCGTCATTTACGAACGCCCGCGCACGTTGCTTGTGCCAACTGTTACCTTGCGCACGGATAAGCAGGCAGAACACATTTACACTTGGGCCACCAATGGCATTGTGCAGGCTATCGAGGCCAGCATTGCCGATGGCTTCCTGCCTAAAGAGGCGCTGGACGATCTGGTCATGATTGCCAATGCATTCGTTCACCCTGCAGCAGCCAACCGCAAGCGCATCGAGGTGAACAACTATAAGGCGATGCGCGCCGCCATTCGCAAAGCCATTGAGGGGCGTCCCACGCTCGAAGAGATGCTACACGAGAGACAAGCGGTGCGCCACCCATTCCGGTACGCGCCATAAAAGAAACCAGGGTTTCTATAAGGGATAGGGGTTATACAGCACTGCTTTCAATCCCAACGTTTTCACTGTCTCCGGCAGAGGCCAACCGGTGACTGGGTCAACGCCCATGATCTCGAAGTAGCTCTTGGACATCGCCTCTGTATCCAGCGTCACACCAGCCAGAGGACCTACCTCTAGAGGAGGTTCTCCGCGCTCGCGTGCTGGCAGCGTAACTTGCTTTGGCGAGATGCCCTCGCGGGCATTAAAGGCATGGCGCAGGGCCTGGATGCGCCTTCCGATGCGGAGCAAGTCCAGTTCGTCCACATCCCAGCCAGTAGCAGCTCGTAACCAATCCAGAACGGGTGGTTCACCCATCAAC is from Chloroflexota bacterium and encodes:
- the dapA gene encoding 4-hydroxy-tetrahydrodipicolinate synthase, giving the protein MKSVAFKPRGVMPALVTPFTADEEVDEAGLRTLVRHVLPHVDGVVPCGTTGEFVYLTPDEQRRIIEIVIDEVAGRVPVIAGTGAASTRQAVQLARAAQQAEADACLVVTPFFLHPADKGIYQHFYEIAQAVDLPIIMYNIPQTVDAYLPRTVIEDLADIPNIVALKDSSGNLTYTMEVLEMTKGRLDVLIGHDEVVLPALAAGCSGMILASAQVFPEIWQKVYAAVQAGDLETARTLQLSVQKLARIFCRHGGGVAIKAALNMMGIKVGGPRRPLLRQGGVLINEVRAEIRLELEKLGKISATEVEIEAPSAPLPERFASLGLPADLLQSNGVRMGTAVVGEGVERVQIDLVAGPKDGPVGDAYALQLTYPRQGHEALTAILEPNLTVRPATLIVPVVELKDLRQANMIYGPTQTAVGKAVVDGLASGLIPTSAMEGEIMLAQVTVHPQALDRHQIYWNAYRAMNEALNNAYNRGL
- the dapA gene encoding 4-hydroxy-tetrahydrodipicolinate synthase, whose product is MNKKPEWFKGIFPALVTPFVNGRAIDEAAYRALIRFVLPYVNGVVPVGTTGEFVYLTEDEKRQAIAIALDEVAGRVPVVAGTGCASTRDTVALTRYAKDAGAQAALVVAPYYLKPTYNEIYEHYEAVSKVGLPIILYNIPQCAGTHYEWWTAEGLAQLDNVVGIKDSSGDMPFLMALFEKIKGLVGIFCGHDEIITAALAAGADGAILASANLIPDVWQQIYAAVRNGDLAQAQALQAKIQILVRLITRQGSVQAVKEGLWMMGLEVGNARLPMMPGDAFRREDREDLRWQLEKLGKIPLRVMEYELRGKTVRTTVPATPQTPHRVNGFALKIGEGFAGPPFFELAHIDLLLGERGGPVDRAIDQALTVSHPGHEVRVIYERPRTLLVPTVTLRTDKQAEHIYTWATNGIVQAIEASIADGFLPKEALDDLVMIANAFVHPAAANRKRIEVNNYKAMRAAIRKAIEGRPTLEEMLHERQAVRHPFRYAP